A genomic segment from Brucella pseudogrignonensis encodes:
- a CDS encoding ABC transporter permease, which produces MREPQATTTAVKSSMQEYEKSLSQSASDVASFDAGDHSVLYRVRHFLHHNPAAVPLIVLVISLLVFGITLGGKFFSAFALTLILQQVAITGIVAAAQTLVILTAGIDLSVGAIMVLSSVVMGQFTFRYGLPAELSILCGFATGALCGFINGFLIAYVRLPPFIVTLGMWQVILATNFLYSANETIRAQEITAEAPILQFFGESIRIGGAVFTYGVIAMVLLVLFLWFVLNHTAWGRHVYAIGDDPEAAKLSGVSVKPILMSVYILAGLICALAGWAMIGRLGSVSPTAGQFANIESITAVVIGGISLFGGRGSILGTMFGALIVGVFSLGLRLWGTDPQWTYLLIGVLIIAAVAIDQWIRKAAA; this is translated from the coding sequence GCAAAGTGCAAGCGATGTCGCCTCCTTCGATGCAGGCGATCATTCCGTGCTTTATCGCGTCAGACATTTTCTGCATCACAACCCGGCAGCGGTGCCATTGATTGTGCTCGTGATTTCGTTGCTGGTCTTCGGCATCACGCTGGGTGGCAAATTTTTTTCAGCATTTGCGTTGACACTCATTCTCCAGCAAGTCGCGATCACAGGCATTGTCGCCGCAGCGCAGACTCTGGTGATCCTGACCGCCGGTATCGATCTGTCGGTCGGCGCAATCATGGTTCTTTCTTCCGTTGTCATGGGACAGTTCACATTCCGCTACGGCTTGCCGGCGGAGCTTTCCATCCTGTGCGGTTTTGCGACCGGCGCGCTTTGTGGCTTCATCAACGGGTTTCTGATAGCCTATGTGCGTCTGCCACCCTTTATCGTTACGCTTGGCATGTGGCAGGTCATCCTTGCTACGAACTTCCTTTACTCCGCCAATGAAACCATTCGCGCACAGGAAATCACGGCAGAAGCTCCGATTTTGCAGTTCTTTGGCGAAAGCATTCGTATTGGCGGAGCTGTATTTACTTATGGCGTGATCGCTATGGTGCTTTTGGTCCTGTTCCTCTGGTTTGTGCTCAACCATACGGCATGGGGACGTCACGTCTATGCTATTGGTGATGATCCCGAAGCCGCAAAATTGTCGGGCGTTTCGGTGAAGCCTATCCTCATGTCAGTCTATATTCTGGCGGGGCTTATCTGTGCGCTTGCTGGCTGGGCTATGATTGGGCGCCTTGGCTCCGTATCACCGACGGCAGGGCAGTTTGCCAATATTGAATCCATTACAGCCGTCGTGATCGGTGGGATTTCGCTCTTTGGCGGGCGGGGTTCCATCCTTGGTACGATGTTTGGTGCATTGATTGTTGGTGTTTTCTCCTTGGGGCTACGTCTGTGGGGCACAGACCCACAATGGACCTACCTCCTGATTGGTGTTCTTATTATTGCCGCCGTTGCCATTGACCAGTGGATCAGAAAGGCTGCAGCATGA
- a CDS encoding ATP-binding cassette domain-containing protein — translation MKTSPTPVLSAKGLVKRYGRVTALDRADFDLYPGEILAVIGDNGAGKSSLIKALSGAIRPDEGEILLDGKPVSFNSPMEARHAGIETVYQNLALSPALSIADNLFLGREIRRKGPLGSLLRMLDRGAMEKIAREKLSELGLMTIQNISQAVETLSGGQRQGVAVARAAAFGSKVVIMDEPTAALGVKESRRVLELIQDVKARGMPIVLISHNMPHVFEVADRIHIHRLGRRLTVVDPKQYSMSDAVALMTGAMAPPAEAA, via the coding sequence ATGAAAACCTCACCCACGCCTGTTCTCTCTGCTAAAGGTCTCGTCAAGCGCTATGGACGTGTTACGGCGCTCGACCGTGCCGATTTCGACCTCTATCCGGGGGAGATTCTTGCCGTCATTGGTGATAATGGCGCGGGCAAGTCGTCGCTGATCAAGGCGCTTTCGGGAGCCATTCGCCCTGACGAGGGTGAAATCCTGCTTGATGGCAAGCCAGTCAGCTTCAATTCTCCCATGGAAGCGCGTCATGCAGGCATTGAGACGGTTTATCAGAACCTCGCTCTTTCACCTGCGTTATCCATAGCAGACAACCTGTTTCTTGGGCGCGAAATTCGCCGCAAGGGTCCGCTTGGTTCATTACTCAGGATGCTTGATCGCGGGGCGATGGAAAAGATTGCGCGCGAAAAGCTCTCCGAACTCGGCCTGATGACGATTCAAAACATCAGCCAGGCGGTGGAGACCCTGTCTGGCGGTCAGCGGCAGGGCGTTGCCGTTGCTCGCGCTGCAGCCTTCGGCTCGAAAGTTGTCATCATGGACGAGCCGACCGCCGCACTTGGCGTGAAGGAATCACGCCGTGTGCTTGAGCTTATTCAGGATGTGAAAGCACGTGGAATGCCGATTGTGCTGATTTCGCACAACATGCCGCATGTATTTGAAGTGGCTGATCGCATCCATATTCATCGCCTTGGTCGCCGTCTGACGGTGGTCGATCCGAAGCAATATTCCATGTCGGACGCTGTTGCACTGATGACAGGCGCGATGGCACCGCCGGCAGAAGCGGCCTGA
- a CDS encoding sugar-binding domain-containing protein — protein sequence MSESFASVDDEQERARVAWLYFIGGQTQQEIAQRLNITRLKVNKIIGQVRESGQIQVNVSLPLVDCIVLAEKVAARYGLADVVVVPDLDDYLEQKRVIGEAAGTMASELIAGRDMGIGIASGRTLSFAVRSLRSRPKPESWVVSLTGGVTSGSSTNTFEVATDFARTLGVECHYLTAPIYCANRESREAILLSDELTDVLARTEIADIGLVSCGALTSETSLTHIRVVKDNLDAVLKLGAVGEFLGYFLDAQGQPIGHFLNDSIIALPPDKLKLKPASVLVSGGLSKIPIIRAILRGGYVNRLVTNEGVAHALLQGPR from the coding sequence ATGAGCGAGAGTTTTGCATCAGTCGATGACGAGCAGGAGCGCGCGCGCGTAGCTTGGCTCTATTTCATTGGTGGCCAGACCCAACAGGAAATCGCGCAACGGCTCAATATAACGCGACTAAAGGTCAACAAGATCATTGGTCAGGTCCGCGAATCGGGACAGATACAGGTCAATGTCAGCCTTCCGCTTGTCGATTGCATCGTCTTGGCGGAAAAGGTCGCAGCCCGCTACGGCCTTGCCGATGTCGTAGTTGTACCAGACCTTGATGACTATCTTGAGCAGAAACGCGTGATCGGTGAAGCTGCAGGAACCATGGCAAGCGAACTGATTGCAGGACGCGATATGGGGATAGGGATCGCTTCAGGCCGCACTTTGAGCTTTGCAGTCAGGAGTCTGCGTTCGCGTCCCAAGCCGGAAAGCTGGGTCGTCAGTCTGACGGGCGGCGTGACCAGCGGCTCCTCAACCAATACGTTTGAAGTTGCGACCGATTTTGCCCGCACGCTAGGTGTTGAGTGCCACTATCTGACTGCTCCGATCTATTGTGCCAACCGCGAAAGCCGCGAGGCCATACTCCTGAGCGATGAATTGACAGACGTGCTTGCCCGCACCGAAATTGCCGATATCGGCCTTGTCTCATGTGGCGCACTGACATCGGAAACGTCGCTCACCCATATCCGGGTGGTAAAAGACAATCTTGATGCAGTGCTGAAGCTCGGAGCCGTTGGAGAGTTTCTGGGATATTTTCTTGATGCTCAAGGTCAACCGATTGGCCATTTCCTCAATGATTCAATCATTGCCTTGCCACCGGACAAGCTCAAACTCAAACCGGCATCGGTTCTGGTTTCAGGTGGGCTGAGCAAAATCCCAATTATCCGGGCCATTCTGCGCGGTGGTTATGTCAATCGTCTCGTCACGAATGAAGGTGTTGCGCATGCACTGTTGCAGGGGCCGCGTTAA
- the dhaL gene encoding dihydroxyacetone kinase subunit DhaL, which produces MNEEVKTKKLINAPENIIAEMIEGMVGAHPDILRVEGETGRAVVAVDGPREGKVGIVVGGGSGHEPAFAGYVGRGLADAAAVGNVFASPSPAHIAEAARAADGGAGVLMLYGNYTGDVLNFTMAAEELAQDGMDVRHVAVADDVASAPLDRKSERRGIAGDFFVFKVAGAAADLGESLPRVEALAQAANEATRSMGVALSPCSLPQTGKPNFSIGDDEMEIGMGLHGEPGIRRQKLAPADEVTDELMASVLEELALKAGDRVAVLVNGLGATTHIELYLIFRRVKQILDGREIQIHASWVGEYATSLEMAGASVTLMKLDATLQALLDHPCHTPALTVGAVQSADREPASSRKVARAVEHKEAASDAPRKLLTDGDVTPALFKAMMMNVGNQIIAEKNWLSELDGVIGDGDHGITMEIGWKAVQHALEDEQGDETIEAICKRMAKAFLDAVGASSGPLYATAFLRAGTAVSNRLNLDGNGIAEWLAAASQGIQDRGRAAPGDKTMIDAWVPAVEAANQAAKAGKSTLDVLIAARNGAEAGMKATAAMESRRGRSAKLGERSIGHIDPGAASTFVTLRAMAEALQAKA; this is translated from the coding sequence ATGAATGAAGAAGTCAAAACGAAGAAGCTGATCAACGCGCCTGAAAACATCATTGCAGAAATGATCGAAGGCATGGTTGGTGCGCATCCTGATATTCTGCGCGTTGAGGGCGAAACCGGTCGTGCGGTTGTGGCGGTCGATGGCCCGCGTGAAGGCAAGGTCGGCATCGTTGTGGGTGGTGGCTCAGGACACGAGCCAGCTTTTGCAGGCTATGTCGGACGCGGCCTTGCAGATGCAGCAGCCGTTGGCAACGTGTTTGCATCTCCATCACCTGCACATATTGCGGAAGCGGCACGCGCTGCCGATGGTGGCGCTGGCGTTTTGATGCTCTATGGCAACTACACCGGCGATGTTCTCAACTTCACCATGGCTGCGGAAGAACTCGCACAGGATGGCATGGATGTGCGTCACGTCGCAGTGGCCGACGATGTGGCCTCAGCGCCGCTTGATCGCAAGTCGGAGCGTCGCGGCATTGCCGGTGATTTCTTTGTATTCAAGGTGGCCGGTGCTGCCGCTGATCTCGGTGAATCGCTGCCGCGCGTTGAAGCGCTTGCTCAGGCTGCCAATGAAGCGACCCGTTCGATGGGCGTGGCTTTAAGCCCCTGCTCGCTGCCGCAGACCGGCAAGCCGAATTTTTCCATCGGCGACGATGAAATGGAAATCGGGATGGGATTGCATGGCGAGCCCGGCATCCGTCGCCAGAAGCTTGCACCTGCGGATGAAGTCACCGACGAATTGATGGCTTCGGTGCTGGAAGAGCTCGCGCTCAAGGCTGGAGATCGCGTAGCGGTTCTGGTCAATGGACTGGGTGCAACAACCCATATCGAGCTTTATCTGATCTTCCGCCGCGTAAAGCAGATTCTGGATGGCAGGGAAATTCAGATCCATGCTTCGTGGGTGGGCGAATATGCAACATCGCTTGAAATGGCTGGTGCGTCGGTCACGCTGATGAAGCTCGATGCGACGTTGCAAGCGCTGCTCGATCATCCATGCCATACCCCAGCCTTAACGGTTGGTGCTGTGCAGTCAGCGGATCGTGAACCGGCTTCAAGCCGCAAGGTAGCACGCGCTGTTGAACATAAGGAAGCAGCATCGGACGCGCCGCGCAAGCTCCTCACCGATGGTGATGTAACGCCTGCGCTGTTCAAAGCGATGATGATGAATGTCGGCAATCAGATCATTGCCGAGAAGAACTGGCTTTCGGAGCTCGACGGCGTGATCGGTGATGGTGATCATGGCATTACCATGGAAATCGGCTGGAAGGCCGTGCAACATGCGCTTGAAGACGAACAGGGCGATGAAACCATTGAAGCTATCTGCAAGCGCATGGCCAAGGCGTTTCTGGATGCGGTTGGCGCTTCGTCAGGTCCGCTTTATGCAACCGCGTTCCTGCGTGCGGGTACGGCTGTCAGCAATCGTCTGAATCTTGATGGCAATGGCATTGCCGAATGGTTAGCTGCGGCATCGCAGGGTATCCAGGATCGCGGCCGCGCTGCACCGGGCGACAAGACGATGATTGACGCATGGGTTCCAGCGGTCGAAGCTGCCAATCAAGCCGCGAAAGCAGGAAAATCCACGCTCGACGTGCTGATTGCGGCACGCAATGGCGCAGAGGCGGGAATGAAGGCGACGGCTGCAATGGAATCGCGTCGTGGCCGTTCCGCCAAGCTTGGTGAACGCTCGATCGGCCATATCGATCCGGGTGCAGCGTCTACATTCGTAACATTGCGCGCCATGGCAGAAGCGCTTCAAGCAAAGGCTTAA
- a CDS encoding ABC transporter permease: MQTNPLSNLIRTPLAGVFVALLVIFGLSAIMSPYFLTPYNLSVVARGLAFVGLITIAQSMLMVLGELDLSLGVIGGLCGVVSGILMVRMGFEPYSAMLLAILLGLCLGLFNGFLVTFLRLHSLVLTIGTAGIFGGANLVLTRGVAITGIPRDVQYLGRGDLFGVPVPFIIMFVALLIATFVMLKTPFGRYMYAIGNNRDGARMLGIRVDRVRLMVFGAAGAIAGLAGVLMVARLGTAQPSIGDSWVLAPIAASVIGGVATTGGIGSPIGAIFGAGIIAIIENIIVLFGVSPYWQGIVSGAIVVLAISFDAISRRYLRRDAH; the protein is encoded by the coding sequence ATGCAAACTAATCCCCTTTCCAATCTCATCCGCACGCCGCTGGCCGGTGTCTTTGTGGCCCTTCTGGTGATCTTTGGCCTTTCGGCCATCATGTCGCCTTACTTCCTGACGCCCTATAATCTGTCGGTTGTTGCACGCGGCCTCGCCTTTGTCGGCCTCATCACCATTGCACAGTCGATGTTGATGGTGCTGGGCGAGCTCGATCTGTCGCTTGGCGTGATCGGTGGGCTTTGCGGCGTGGTCTCCGGAATCTTGATGGTCCGCATGGGTTTTGAGCCTTATTCGGCAATGTTGCTGGCCATTCTGCTTGGCCTTTGCCTTGGTTTATTTAACGGTTTCCTCGTCACCTTCCTCCGCCTGCATTCACTAGTGCTCACCATTGGTACAGCGGGCATTTTCGGCGGAGCCAATCTGGTGCTGACGCGCGGTGTTGCCATCACAGGTATTCCGCGGGATGTGCAATATCTTGGCCGTGGAGATTTGTTCGGCGTGCCGGTGCCATTCATCATCATGTTTGTGGCCCTGTTGATCGCGACATTCGTAATGCTGAAAACTCCGTTTGGACGTTACATGTATGCGATCGGCAACAATCGTGACGGTGCCCGCATGCTGGGCATTCGCGTGGATCGTGTGCGTCTGATGGTGTTCGGCGCTGCTGGCGCCATTGCAGGTCTGGCTGGTGTGTTGATGGTGGCGCGTCTCGGAACTGCACAGCCGTCGATTGGTGATAGCTGGGTTCTGGCTCCGATTGCAGCATCTGTCATCGGCGGCGTTGCCACAACGGGTGGTATCGGCAGCCCGATTGGTGCGATATTCGGTGCAGGTATCATCGCTATTATTGAAAACATTATCGTTCTGTTCGGTGTCTCCCCTTACTGGCAGGGCATTGTTTCGGGTGCAATCGTCGTGCTGGCCATCTCTTTCGATGCCATATCGCGTCGCTATCTGCGCCGGGATGCCCACTGA
- a CDS encoding sugar ABC transporter ATP-binding protein — protein MAYLETSGLGRDFPGVTALDGVDLKIELGRTHILAGENGAGKSTLVKILTGTDSASRGQVLIDGRDPVADPALYKNVAYVPQELTLFPQMSVAENLFMPFNRTGHGGFTVNRKALLEEAKSYLDRFGIEAQPDDLVANISVSDQQLLQIARACTNAQMKVLILDEPTSSLTRVEVERVFKVIRGLLDRDHAIVFISHKMEEVFQIGDDYTVLRNGTKIESGQIKDITEADLIRAMSGRDLSFDEHFRPSKPTTETIMEVRGLSGSRFEDISFDLRKGEILGFAGLVGAGRSEVMQTIFGFLNAKAGTVKIEGESWTLNDTSRSVSGGMLYLSEERKHHGILPLLSLRENIGISILELTSGRFGISDARERNIVQTIIDDYGIRTSGMGKRISQLSGGNQQKAIIGRAMATRPRVLIFDEPTKGIDIRTKSEIYRIMKNLAEEGVGVILVSSELNELQKCASRIITMHNGHITGEFSTTDTNNETLVGAIFGTEVKADAN, from the coding sequence ATGGCTTATCTTGAAACAAGCGGATTAGGCCGGGACTTTCCGGGCGTAACCGCGCTGGATGGTGTTGACCTGAAAATCGAGCTGGGTCGCACACATATTCTTGCTGGTGAAAACGGTGCTGGCAAATCAACCCTCGTTAAAATTCTGACCGGAACCGACAGCGCTTCGCGCGGTCAGGTGCTGATCGATGGGCGCGATCCGGTGGCGGATCCTGCACTCTATAAAAACGTCGCCTATGTCCCGCAGGAACTGACCTTGTTCCCGCAGATGAGCGTTGCGGAAAATCTATTCATGCCGTTCAACAGAACTGGCCATGGCGGCTTTACCGTCAACCGCAAGGCTTTGCTGGAAGAGGCAAAATCCTATCTCGACCGTTTCGGCATTGAAGCGCAGCCGGATGATTTGGTTGCCAATATTTCCGTATCCGATCAGCAGCTCTTGCAGATTGCACGCGCCTGCACCAATGCGCAGATGAAGGTGCTGATCCTTGATGAGCCAACCTCGTCGCTGACGCGTGTTGAAGTCGAGCGTGTCTTCAAAGTCATTCGCGGCCTGCTTGATCGCGACCATGCAATTGTTTTCATCAGTCATAAGATGGAAGAAGTCTTCCAGATTGGCGATGATTATACCGTTCTGCGCAATGGCACGAAGATTGAAAGCGGTCAGATCAAGGACATCACCGAAGCCGATCTGATCCGCGCCATGTCTGGCCGCGATCTTTCCTTTGATGAACATTTCCGCCCGTCAAAACCGACCACTGAAACCATCATGGAAGTGCGCGGGCTGTCCGGTTCGCGCTTTGAAGACATCAGTTTTGATCTGCGCAAAGGCGAGATTTTGGGCTTTGCCGGACTGGTGGGCGCTGGACGCTCCGAAGTGATGCAGACGATCTTCGGCTTTTTGAACGCCAAAGCGGGCACTGTGAAGATCGAGGGCGAAAGCTGGACACTCAATGATACCTCGCGCTCGGTTTCCGGCGGCATGCTCTATCTTTCAGAAGAGCGCAAGCATCACGGCATTCTGCCGCTTCTGTCGTTGCGCGAAAATATCGGCATTTCGATCCTGGAGCTGACCAGCGGCAGGTTCGGCATTTCCGACGCCCGTGAACGCAACATCGTGCAGACGATTATCGATGATTACGGGATCCGAACGTCTGGCATGGGCAAGCGCATCTCCCAGCTCTCGGGTGGCAATCAGCAGAAAGCGATTATCGGTCGCGCCATGGCGACGCGCCCACGCGTGCTGATCTTTGATGAGCCGACGAAGGGCATCGATATCCGCACCAAATCCGAGATTTATCGCATCATGAAGAATCTCGCCGAAGAAGGCGTCGGTGTCATCCTCGTCTCCTCGGAACTCAACGAATTGCAGAAATGCGCAAGCCGTATCATCACCATGCATAACGGCCATATCACCGGTGAGTTCTCCACCACCGATACCAACAATGAAACACTCGTGGGCGCGATCTTTGGAACAGAGGTAAAAGCCGATGCAAACTAA
- a CDS encoding substrate-binding domain-containing protein, with the protein MKKLALLAAVAAFSLPVSVMAQDAPGTIKKDSYRFVIVPKVVHPWFDKVNEGAQQAAAALKAQTGANVEIVYSAPQSADVVQQNQIIDSALATRPDGLALDLLDPSGNRASLEEAQNQKVPLVLFDSVPPEGMSITHIGSDFCEQAKIAARRLVEVLGGEGEVAIMMGVPTAPNHSIRAECHREVFKEHPGIKVVAEGIDNDSIEIAQQQAAAIMQANPNLKGWVASDAAGPIGIGQAIVEAGKQGKVTLVGLDNLPEMLDMIRNGVADSSSASQPELQGYWSVMTLWAQATGAPVPGYIDTGNAFLTKENVGN; encoded by the coding sequence ATGAAAAAGCTCGCTTTGCTGGCGGCTGTTGCTGCCTTTTCGTTGCCTGTTTCGGTCATGGCGCAGGATGCGCCAGGTACTATCAAAAAAGACAGCTACCGCTTTGTCATCGTGCCGAAAGTCGTTCACCCCTGGTTTGACAAGGTGAATGAAGGTGCGCAGCAGGCCGCTGCCGCTTTGAAAGCGCAGACCGGCGCCAATGTTGAAATCGTCTACTCCGCACCACAGAGCGCAGACGTTGTTCAGCAGAACCAGATTATCGACAGCGCACTTGCCACCCGTCCAGATGGCCTCGCACTGGATCTTCTCGATCCATCGGGAAACCGTGCATCGCTCGAAGAAGCACAGAACCAGAAGGTTCCACTGGTCCTGTTCGATTCGGTGCCACCAGAAGGCATGAGCATCACCCATATCGGTTCGGACTTCTGTGAGCAGGCCAAGATCGCTGCCCGTCGTCTGGTTGAAGTGCTCGGCGGCGAAGGCGAAGTCGCAATCATGATGGGCGTGCCAACTGCACCAAACCATTCGATCCGCGCTGAGTGCCATCGCGAAGTTTTCAAAGAGCATCCGGGCATCAAGGTTGTTGCTGAAGGCATCGACAACGACAGCATCGAAATCGCGCAGCAGCAGGCAGCGGCCATCATGCAGGCCAATCCAAACCTGAAGGGCTGGGTTGCTTCGGATGCGGCTGGTCCGATCGGCATTGGTCAGGCTATCGTTGAAGCTGGCAAGCAAGGCAAGGTTACGCTGGTCGGTCTCGACAATCTGCCGGAAATGCTCGACATGATCCGCAATGGCGTGGCTGACAGCTCGTCCGCATCACAGCCTGAATTGCAGGGCTACTGGTCGGTTATGACGCTCTGGGCACAGGCAACCGGCGCTCCGGTTCCTGGCTATATCGACACCGGCAATGCTTTCCTTACCAAGGAAAACGTAGGCAACTGA
- a CDS encoding GGDEF domain-containing protein: protein MIGLGLRWQAIRNFFGHPSSPVWFIGLTAAIILALLFSASLGQGLVFGFINLAIAAQILAIIIALIYEKEKLPSKLGLILAYVVIGLSSLLRVIQGWILSPEIESLLPADIFLEINLIAATIHISASGAFSLSLAYERTVAVLREIAMRDPLTGLYNRWSIQALMETIQGRKLDHTTSVVMLDIDHFKSVNDTYGHAAGDAALKHCADLIRHTYREFNLIARVGGEEFLVIMPKQSIEEAEKLARKLQTAMKTNVFMFENKHIPLTVSAGISHGSADPLSLQKLISSADKSLYQAKASGRNRIEIDPESSALYFA from the coding sequence GTGATTGGTTTAGGTCTTCGCTGGCAAGCAATTCGTAACTTTTTTGGCCATCCATCATCGCCGGTCTGGTTCATCGGCCTAACGGCAGCAATCATTTTAGCGCTGTTATTTTCAGCCTCTTTGGGCCAAGGCTTGGTTTTTGGCTTTATCAATTTGGCCATAGCGGCACAGATATTGGCCATCATCATCGCCCTCATATACGAGAAAGAAAAGCTACCCTCCAAATTGGGACTTATCTTGGCCTATGTCGTTATCGGCCTATCCTCTCTGCTACGTGTCATACAAGGCTGGATACTTTCACCTGAAATCGAAAGCCTGCTTCCCGCAGACATATTCCTTGAGATCAACTTGATTGCAGCCACGATTCACATCAGCGCAAGCGGCGCATTTTCGCTGTCATTAGCGTATGAACGAACGGTTGCGGTTTTGCGCGAGATTGCTATGCGCGACCCTTTAACGGGTCTGTACAACCGCTGGAGTATTCAAGCGCTGATGGAAACCATACAGGGTCGAAAACTGGATCATACGACGTCAGTCGTAATGCTGGATATTGATCATTTCAAATCTGTGAATGACACATACGGACATGCGGCCGGAGACGCAGCTCTCAAACACTGCGCAGACCTCATCCGTCACACATATCGCGAATTCAACCTGATCGCCCGCGTCGGCGGCGAGGAATTTCTGGTTATCATGCCCAAACAAAGCATTGAAGAAGCAGAGAAGCTGGCGCGAAAGCTGCAAACGGCCATGAAAACCAATGTATTTATGTTTGAAAACAAGCACATTCCATTGACTGTCAGCGCTGGCATTAGCCACGGATCAGCCGACCCTCTGTCATTACAAAAGCTGATTAGCAGTGCTGACAAAAGCCTTTATCAAGCAAAAGCCAGCGGTCGCAATCGCATTGAAATCGACCCTGAATCCAGTGCTCTGTATTTTGCTTGA
- a CDS encoding alpha/beta hydrolase — MTKNEYISFVREGVAGSPVVIAFHGTGGNEHQFTGLIDQMLPDAGIVAPRGDVSEFGANRFFRRTGEGVYDMDDLHLRTEKMLGFISEVREQNPGREIYALGYSNGANILASMLFRDPSLFDRAALMHPLIPWTPEPQPALSGKRILITVGEVDPISPLKLSKSLIEWFKAQGADVDALIAPGGHEIRPAELEALSAFLQAV, encoded by the coding sequence ATGACAAAAAATGAATATATCAGCTTTGTGCGCGAAGGCGTTGCCGGTTCGCCAGTTGTTATCGCGTTTCACGGCACAGGCGGCAATGAACACCAATTTACCGGCCTGATCGACCAGATGCTGCCCGATGCAGGCATTGTCGCCCCGCGCGGCGATGTATCGGAATTCGGTGCCAATCGTTTCTTTCGCCGCACGGGTGAAGGTGTCTATGATATGGATGACCTTCACCTGCGCACGGAAAAGATGTTGGGCTTTATAAGCGAAGTTCGCGAGCAGAATCCCGGTCGTGAAATCTATGCGCTCGGCTATTCAAATGGCGCCAATATTCTGGCATCCATGCTGTTTCGCGACCCAAGCCTGTTTGACCGTGCGGCACTCATGCATCCGCTGATCCCATGGACGCCAGAGCCACAGCCGGCTCTCTCCGGCAAACGCATTCTGATCACGGTTGGCGAAGTCGATCCAATTTCGCCACTCAAGCTCTCAAAGAGCCTGATTGAATGGTTCAAAGCACAGGGTGCAGATGTGGATGCACTGATTGCACCCGGCGGCCATGAAATCCGTCCCGCAGAACTTGAGGCACTAAGCGCATTTCTACAAGCTGTCTAG
- a CDS encoding VOC family protein, with amino-acid sequence MLNQIKGLHHVTSMAADARQNNSFFTDTLGLRRVKKTVNFDEPSVYHLYYGDEVGTPGSVMTYFPFPNIVRGRRGVGEVGETEFSVPKGSLGFWKDRLVAKGVTGLEADLVFGSERLRFHGPDGDGFALVEIEDDKRAPWMSAGVSEDVAIRGFSGARMRLHDIDASAELLKFMGYERAETEGNVSRFIMPNGNGADTIDLEALPSAQAARQGAGSVHHIAFAVPDRAAQLEVRKALMDTGYHVTPVIDRDYFWAIYFRTPGGVLFEVATNEPGFDRDEDTAHLGEALKLPSRYEAYRDRIEANLEPLTDK; translated from the coding sequence ATGCTGAACCAGATTAAGGGCCTTCACCACGTCACTTCGATGGCCGCTGATGCGCGCCAGAACAATAGCTTCTTTACCGACACACTCGGCCTGCGTCGTGTAAAAAAGACCGTCAATTTCGACGAGCCAAGTGTTTACCACCTTTATTATGGCGATGAAGTCGGCACCCCCGGCTCGGTCATGACCTACTTCCCTTTCCCAAACATCGTTCGCGGTCGCCGGGGTGTTGGTGAAGTTGGTGAAACGGAATTCTCCGTGCCAAAGGGTTCACTCGGCTTCTGGAAAGACCGCCTTGTTGCTAAAGGCGTAACCGGCCTTGAAGCTGACCTTGTGTTTGGTTCCGAACGCCTGCGTTTTCACGGTCCGGATGGCGATGGCTTTGCACTCGTCGAGATCGAAGACGACAAGCGTGCACCTTGGATGAGTGCGGGTGTATCCGAAGATGTCGCTATTCGTGGCTTCAGCGGCGCGCGTATGCGGCTTCACGACATTGATGCCAGTGCCGAACTGCTCAAGTTCATGGGTTATGAACGCGCTGAAACCGAAGGCAATGTCAGCCGCTTCATCATGCCAAATGGCAATGGTGCCGATACGATCGACCTTGAAGCTCTGCCTTCCGCTCAGGCTGCACGTCAGGGTGCAGGCTCCGTACACCACATCGCCTTTGCGGTGCCGGATCGCGCTGCACAGCTTGAAGTACGCAAGGCACTGATGGACACGGGTTACCACGTAACACCTGTGATTGACCGTGATTATTTCTGGGCGATCTATTTCCGCACACCGGGGGGCGTGTTGTTTGAAGTCGCAACCAACGAACCCGGCTTTGACCGCGATGAAGACACAGCGCATCTGGGCGAAGCACTCAAACTGCCAAGCCGTTATGAAGCTTATCGTGATCGCATCGAAGCCAATCTCGAACCTTTGACAGATAAATAA